DNA sequence from the Anaeromicrobium sediminis genome:
AGCTAGGATACAAGATGGATGCTATAAAAGATCAGTATCGTGTTGAATATCATGCAGAGGGAGAAAATTTAAGTGAGATTTTCAGAAAAACAGATGCCTATTCAGGAGTGTATGGTCAAAAAACTCTTAAAACACGCTATATTCTTGAGGATATACCCATGGGTTTAGTTCCTTTTGTGTCTTTAGGTAAAAAATTAGGGGTAAAGGTGGAGCGAATGGAAACCATCATAAAATTATCTGAATTTATGTTGCAGCAGGATCTTACAAGTTATGGAAGATCTTTTGAAAATATGGGTCTTGATAAGATGACTATGGATGAGATTATTGAATTGGTTATAAATGGATAATACATGGTGAAAATTCAAGTGGTTGGGGGTCGTATAAAATATATACATCCAAAATTGAAAAGAAATTTTGTAAACATTTGAAGCCAACAAACGCCTCCTAGGGTGTTGATGAAACGTTTATTATAGTAAAAACTATTAAAGCAGGAGTTAATTCTTCTGCTTTTTCTCATCATTATAATTGATGAAGCTCAAAATTTAACAAAATATGAAATAAAAACAATTGTATCAAGAGTAGGAGAAGGGAGTAAAATAGTTTTAGTAGGTGATCAAGAGCAAATTGATCATTCATATCTTGATTCTTGTAATAATGG
Encoded proteins:
- a CDS encoding PhoH family protein encodes the protein MDEAQNLTKYEIKTIVSRVGEGSKIVLVGDQEQIDHSYLDSCNNGLSYLIEKFKEHRLSGHITFKKGERSQLVRLAAEIL